Proteins encoded together in one Rana temporaria chromosome 6, aRanTem1.1, whole genome shotgun sequence window:
- the PTX4 gene encoding pentraxin-4, whose translation MRMAGGHIFRILVLAGFCLQSVFMEQRRLLEQRKPFFERFRRLEEQFRRFQDMTLNRLQGIAENYNISYNIDARFHHLSDQQQSLTEALNASSNMTQQELNGVKFWLKKVQKKTKKLDLKISALEGAMAERNKQITKENKAQDVAMANFTTTLSNQKRIIYQLVKDKGQLQKGMEVFRESVESQGRKIAELEKQLENMQHVQQNEILPPNSLMVPEINRTPEDKLPESPQNDPGPITIQQRLLKLKTKHTQRKKFHEEQLMLIPSKNKMEPMAAQHSEITKKLGLPEEKKPDFQTTKAPSLTMSPQPNQRTSLPVFQQLLDPVIDNTIQISAHRSSVVRDPRPPGETITPLPSTRIPTHTTAAPKLEEKSTKTPATICNVHSMLIFPNASTENYATFTKGLREPLHELSICSWVKTNASYLGTILSYATEDNDNKLVLHGRNGATYDAFHFVIGDPAFRELPLVPLIDGKWHHTCFIWSSIQGKYWFYVDRRLTSTGSRFQKGYEIPPGGSLVLGQEQDTLGGGFDSSEAFVGNLAGFAMWNRALSPGEVSGIATGKGLPRGTILTLADDPLIHGAVERVDCTCLEHCP comes from the exons TCTTCATGGAACAACGGCGGCTCCTGGAGCAGAGGAAGCCGTTTTTCGAGAGGTTCAGACGGCTGGAGGAACAG TTTCGACGTTTCCAAGATATGACGTTGAACCGTTTACAGGGCATTGCCGAAAACTACAACATCTCCTACAACATCGATGCCCGTTTCCATCACCTTTCTGACCAGCAGCAGTCACTGACCGAAGCCCTCAATGCTTCAAGTAACATGACTCAGCAGGAGCTGAATGGGGTAAAGTTTTGGCTAAAAAAGGtccagaagaaaacaaaaaagttggaTCTGAAGATCTCTGCGCTTGAGGGAGCCATGGCTGAGAGGAATAAGCAGATAACCAAGGAAAACAAAGCCCAGGATGTAGCGATGGCTAACTTCACAACAACGCTTAGCAACCAGAAAAGGATTATTTACCAGTTAGTGAAAGACAAGGGTCAGCTGCAGAAAGGGATGGAGGTCTTTCGAGAGTCTGTCGAGAGTCAGGGCAGAAAAATTGCAGAACTAGAAAAACAGCTGGAGAACATGCAACACGTGCAACAAAATGAAATTCTACCACCAAACTCCTTAATGGTTCCAGAGATTAATCGTACCCCTGAAGATAAACTACCGGAGTCCCCACAGAATGATCCAGGGCCAATAACTATTCAACAACGACTGCTAAAGCTAAAGACCAAGCATACCCAAAGGAAGAAGTTTCACGAGGAGCAGCTTATGCTTATACCcagcaaaaacaaaatggaaCCCATGGCAGCTCAACACAGTGAGATAACCAAGAAACTAGGTCTACCAGAAGAGAAGAAGCCCGATTTTCAAACTACAAAGGCGCCTTCCCTTACAATGAGTCCACAGCCCAACCAGAGAACCAGCCTTCCTGTGTTCCAACAACTGCTTGATCCTGTCATAGATAATACTATACAGATATCAGCCCATCGTAGTTCTGTGGTCAGAGACCCCAGACCACCAGGGGAAACAATAACACCTCTTCCATCTACTAGGATCCCAACACATACCACAGCTGCTCCAAAACTTGAAGAGAAAAGCACCAAAACTCCAGCCACGA TTTGCAATGTGCATTCCATGCTCATTTTCCCTAACGCATCCACGGAAAACTATGCCACCTTCACCAAAGGCCTGAGGGAACCATTGCATGAACTGTCTATCTGCAGCTGGGTCAAAACGAATGCCAGCTACCTGGGCACCATCCTTTCATATGCCACAGAAGATAATGACAACAAGCTGGTCCTGCATGGCAGGAATGGTGCCACCTATGACGCTTTCCACTTTGTCATTGGTGATCCAGCCTTCCGGGAACTACCGCTGGTGCCCTTGATTGATGGGAAATGGCATCACACTTGTTTCATCTGGTCCTCCATCCAGGGCAAGTACTGGTTCTATGTTGACCGAAGACTGACGTCCACTGGATCACGGTTCCAAAAGGGTTATGAGATCCCACCTGGAGGATCGCTGGTTCTTGGCCAGGAGCAGGACACCTTGGGTGGTGGATTCGACAGTTCAGAGGCGTTTGTTGGAAATCTGGCTGGCTTTGCCATGTGGAATCGGGCCTTGTCACCTGGGGAGGTCTCCGGCATTGCTACAGGGAAAGGTTTGCCCAGGGGCACTATCTTAACACTGGCAGATGACCCCTTAATTCATGGAGCTGTAGAAAGAGTGGACTGTACCTGTCTGGAGCACTGTCCTTAG